A single Pseudomonas brassicacearum DNA region contains:
- a CDS encoding copper resistance protein B: protein MTTVFQYPMALIASLTLGATTSAWAAGNDMQGMDHSQMPGMDHSQMQGMDSMQGMEPMQSAPTSSRTPIPELTAADRAAVYEDHGGHAVHDSAINSFFLIDQLEWQDADDGSALSWDASGWIGGDIDRLWLRSEGERLNGKTEEAELQALWGHAISPWWDVVAGVRQDFKPGDPQTWAAFGVQGMALYNFEAQATAFIGEGGQSAARLEGDYDILLTNRLILQPTAEVNFYGKNDPARGVGSGLSDTELGVRLRYEIRREFAPYIGVTWNRVYGNTADYAREEGEDRSEARLVLGLRMWF from the coding sequence ATGACCACTGTTTTTCAATACCCCATGGCACTCATTGCCAGCCTGACCCTCGGCGCCACCACCTCGGCCTGGGCAGCGGGCAACGATATGCAAGGCATGGATCACAGCCAGATGCCCGGGATGGACCATAGCCAGATGCAAGGCATGGACTCGATGCAGGGCATGGAACCCATGCAGTCAGCACCGACCAGCAGCCGCACGCCGATCCCGGAACTGACCGCTGCCGACCGCGCCGCGGTCTACGAGGATCATGGCGGACACGCGGTGCATGACAGTGCCATCAATTCGTTTTTCCTCATCGACCAGCTGGAGTGGCAGGACGCCGATGACGGCAGCGCCCTGAGCTGGGACGCTTCCGGCTGGATCGGCGGCGACATCGATCGTTTGTGGCTGCGCTCCGAGGGCGAACGCCTCAACGGCAAGACCGAAGAAGCCGAGCTCCAGGCCCTGTGGGGCCACGCCATCAGTCCTTGGTGGGACGTCGTGGCCGGCGTACGCCAGGACTTCAAGCCGGGCGATCCGCAAACCTGGGCTGCCTTCGGCGTGCAAGGCATGGCGCTGTACAACTTCGAAGCCCAGGCCACTGCCTTTATCGGTGAAGGTGGCCAGAGCGCGGCGCGCCTGGAAGGCGATTACGACATCCTGCTGACCAATCGATTGATCCTGCAGCCCACCGCCGAGGTCAATTTCTATGGCAAGAACGATCCCGCCCGTGGCGTCGGCTCAGGGTTGTCGGACACCGAACTCGGCGTACGGCTGCGTTATGAAATACGCCGCGAATTCGCACCCTACATTGGCGTCACCTGGAATCGGGTCTATGGCAACACCGCCGATTACGCCCGGGAAGAAGGCGAGGACCGCAGCGAAGCACGCCTGGTACTGGGCTTGCGCATGTGGTTCTGA
- the copD gene encoding copper homeostasis membrane protein CopD: MSDSINIVLRFALYLDLMLLFGLAAFGLYSLRGQERVSGAQLPFTPLLLISAVLGGLLSLAAMACMAWAMSGAVEWVELWPHIEMMVVETDVGLSWTLRMAALLLAGIAVTLNKRWPAASLGLVMLGGAVALATLAWAGHGAMDEGARRNWHFITDFLHLWAAGGWVGALAAFALLLRQAEPQLAVLARTLIGFETAGAVIVVLISVTGVVNYLFIVGPSVEGLLDSTYGQLLALKLILFAAMLVFAALNRFHLSPLLEQARQTGEHRVAVNALRRSMVLEFAVAVAILGLVAWLGTLSPGME, from the coding sequence ATGAGCGACTCGATCAACATCGTCCTGCGTTTTGCCCTGTATCTGGATCTGATGTTGCTGTTCGGCCTGGCCGCGTTCGGGCTCTATAGCCTGCGAGGCCAGGAGCGGGTGTCAGGCGCACAGTTGCCTTTCACGCCGCTGCTGCTGATCTCGGCGGTGCTGGGCGGGTTGCTCTCCCTCGCCGCCATGGCGTGCATGGCCTGGGCCATGAGCGGCGCTGTGGAGTGGGTCGAGTTGTGGCCGCATATCGAAATGATGGTAGTGGAGACCGACGTCGGCTTGAGTTGGACACTGCGGATGGCTGCGCTGCTGCTGGCCGGTATCGCCGTGACGCTCAATAAACGCTGGCCGGCCGCCAGCCTGGGCCTGGTCATGCTGGGCGGGGCCGTGGCGCTGGCGACATTGGCCTGGGCAGGGCACGGCGCCATGGACGAAGGCGCACGCCGCAACTGGCACTTCATCACCGACTTCCTGCACTTGTGGGCGGCGGGTGGCTGGGTCGGGGCCTTGGCCGCGTTTGCCCTGCTGCTTCGCCAGGCCGAACCGCAGTTGGCGGTACTGGCCCGGACATTGATCGGGTTTGAAACCGCCGGGGCGGTGATCGTGGTGCTCATCAGCGTGACGGGGGTGGTCAATTATCTGTTCATCGTCGGCCCAAGCGTCGAAGGGCTATTGGACAGCACCTACGGGCAGTTACTGGCGCTCAAACTCATCTTGTTCGCCGCCATGCTCGTGTTCGCCGCGCTTAACCGCTTTCACCTGAGCCCACTGCTGGAGCAGGCTCGACAGACCGGCGAGCACAGGGTCGCGGTGAATGCCCTGCGACGCAGCATGGTCCTGGAGTTCGCTGTGGCGGTGGCCATCCTTGGGTTGGTGGCGTGGTTGGGGACGCTAAGCCCGGGGATGGAATAG
- the copC gene encoding copper homeostasis periplasmic binding protein CopC codes for MSLIKTAVVAVALSTGLLLSGLAQAHPKLLSSTPAEGAEGAAPAKIELHFSENLMTKFSGAKLMMTAMPGMAAHSPMPMPAKVSGSDDPKTMVITPNAPLTAGTYQVQWRAVSSDTHPITGNVTFKVK; via the coding sequence ATGTCACTCATCAAAACCGCTGTCGTTGCTGTCGCCCTGTCCACCGGCCTGTTGCTCAGTGGCCTGGCCCAGGCCCACCCGAAACTGCTGTCCTCTACCCCTGCCGAAGGCGCCGAAGGTGCGGCACCGGCAAAGATCGAGCTGCATTTTTCCGAAAACCTGATGACCAAGTTTTCCGGCGCCAAACTGATGATGACCGCGATGCCCGGCATGGCGGCGCATTCGCCCATGCCCATGCCGGCCAAGGTCTCCGGCAGCGATGACCCGAAAACCATGGTCATCACGCCGAATGCCCCCCTCACCGCCGGCACCTATCAGGTCCAGTGGCGCGCGGTGTCGTCCGACACCCACCCGATCACCGGTAACGTCACGTTCAAGGTGAAGTGA